In one window of Miscanthus floridulus cultivar M001 chromosome 12, ASM1932011v1, whole genome shotgun sequence DNA:
- the LOC136498334 gene encoding aluminum-activated malate transporter 1-like — protein sequence MESLTTESNNNADGGFFLANCREHLCSALDRLRCTVVGFVGKLAKIARDDPRRVAHSLKVGLALTLVSVLYYVTPLFNGWGDSVIWAVITVVVVMEFTVGATLSRGLNRTFATLVAVFLAVGAHMAANLCGENGEPILLSVFVFLVGSAATFSRFIPELKARYDYGVMIFILTFAMVAVSSYRVDELLEFAHERVTTIAVGVAICLFTTLFIFPIWAGEDLHKLAAGNLDKLAEFLEGMESECSRENSPCENLEGKAFLQVYNAVLNSKVREDSLCTFAKWEPIHGKFRFRHPWSQYQKLGALCRQCASSMEALASCVVVLKKSQYPEANPELCLKIRATCGAMSLHSAKALRGLSLAVRTMTLPCQTNDMSTATKAASDFRTQLSEDAALLQVMHAAVVASLLSDVVIQIERITESTSKLAQLARFTNPERTRSAVVIHIED from the exons ATGGAGTCTTTGACGACGGAGAGCAACAACAATGCCGATGGAGGCTTCTTCTTGGCAAACTGCCGGGAGCATCTCTGCTCGGCGCTGGACAGGCTCAGGTGCACGGTCGTCGGGTTCGTCGGGAAGCTAGCCAAGATCGCCCGCGACGACCCCCGGCGGGTGGCGCACTCGCTCAAGGTCGGGCTGGCGCTGACGCTGGTGTCCGTGCTTTACTACGTCACGCCGCTGTTCAATGGCTGGGGAGACTCCGTCATATGGGCCGTGATCACTGTCGTCGTCGTCATGGAATTCACAGTTG GGGCAACGCTGAGCAGAGGACTGAACAGAACTTTTGCCACGTTGGTAGCCGTCTTCCTCGCCGTCGGAGCTCATATGGCGGCGAACCTTTGTGGGGAAAATGGAGAGCCGATACTGCTCAGCGTGTTCGTCTTTTTAGTAG GGTCAGCAGCGACGTTTTCGCGGTTCATCCCGGAGCTGAAGGCGAGGTACGACTACGGCGTGATGATTTTCATACTGACCTTCGCCATGGTGGCTGTGTCGAGCTACCGCGTGGACGAGCTCCTGGAGTTCGCGCACGAGCGGGTCACCACCATCGCCGTCGGCGTCGCCATCTGCCTCTTCACCACCCTCTTCATTTTCCCGATCTGGGCCGGGGAGGACCTCCACAAGCTCGCCGCCGGCAACCTCGACAAACTGGCGGAGTTCCTTGAAG GAATGGAATCTGAATGCTCTAGGGAGAACTCTCCATGTGAAAATTTGGAAGGCAAAGCCTTTCTTCAGGTGTACAATGCCGTCCTCAATTCGAAGGTCAGAGAAGACTCTTTG TGCACCTTTGCTAAGTGGGAGCCTATTCACGGGAAATTCCGTTTCCGCCACCCGTGGAGCCAATATCAAAAGCTGGGCGCTCTTTGTCGCCAGTGCGCTTCTTCAATGGAGGCTCTTGCATCGTGTGTCGTAGTCCTGAAAAAGTCTCAG TACCCTGAAGCCAATCCAGAGCTATGCCTGAAAATTAGAGCTACATGTGGTGCAATGAGCTTGCACTCTGCAAAGGCGCTCAGAGGGCTCTCGTTGGCAGTTCGGACTATGACTCTACCATGTCAAACCAACGACATGTCTACAGCCACCAAAGCTGCAAGTGACTTCAGAACCCAGTTATCAGAGGATGCGGCTCTGTTGCAAGTGATGCATGCAGCAGTCGTTGCATCTCTTCTCTCCGACGTAGTTATTCAGATCGAGAGAATTACAGAATCTACTAGCAAGCTAGCACAGCTTGCCCGCTTCACAAACCCGGAAAGGACTCGAAGTGCTGTGGTTATCCACATAGAGGATTGA